Below is a genomic region from Citrobacter tructae.
CACTCAAGCCGGCTTTATCGTCTTTATAAATTTTTTTCAGCACAGGGAGCATGGCCCAGGTAAAACCACCTGCCTGCATCCTTTCGTAGTTAAAACTGGCCTGAAGGAGAGATGAGCGAAAACCCAGACGCGTAATGTCTTTTTTACTTATTTCAGATCCCATTGCTGTAGTCCTCTTTTTCATCATTCTTATTGGCGACAGGTTGGGACTGCGCCTGTTGTTTGGCTTTCGCATTGAAAAATTCATATACGGCGAAGCCCGCACCTAATACGGCGACTGGCAGAAGATTGTTGACCTGGATGTAGCAAACAAAGAGGAAACCGGCAATCAGGTAAGGAATGTACTGAGCTTTGAACATCACGCGTAGCAGCAAGCCAAAACCGACGGCAGGTAAAATACCTCCAGCTACTTCAAATCCATGCGTCAACCAGGCTGGCATAGCTTTAACCAGGGCCTGCATTGCGCCTTGCGCCAGGTATGTGCACAGGAAGGCGATGATGGCATAGGAAGAAGCAACAATCAGAGTTGTCACCCAGTTCAGACGCGCAAATGCGGTTGTGTTTGCCTCTTTCGCACAATTATCAGCTTTTGCCATGAACAGAGAGAATGCAGAGTAAAAAAACAGAATGACGTATTGCATCAGCAGGCTAAAAGGTAAACCAAGACCGATAGCCGTTTTGGCATCAACGCCAGTAGACCATGCAATAACCGTGGTCATGAGACCCGCCATGATTGGGTTAGGTGGTTGTACGCCTCCAGCGGGTGTCAGACCGGCAAAGGCCAGTTCGGTCAGACCTCCAGTGATTAAGCCAATATGAATATCACCGAGAATTGCCCCGGTTAGCGTACATACGATAATCGGTCTAAATAAGAACAAGGCCTCCAGCCAAAAATCGATTCCCAGAAAGAAAACTAAGGCAGCCAGGGATATACCCTGAATAAGGGTTATTTCATGCATGTCGAACACCTCAAATAAATAAATCCTTTTATTATTAAAAGCTAATTTACCTGTTACTCAGGGATCTGTTCTTTTTGATCGCCTGGGACATCCTGAATAAAGATATTAACGCCCTGCTTTTTTATAAATTGAAGATCATCAAGATCTTGTTCGTTCACATAAACCTTGCTGCTGACCTGCTTTTTGCCTTCAGAGAAATGCATGTTGCCAACATTGACATCGTTTAGTGCAATGCCCCCTTCAAGCAGCATTCTGACCGTTTTTGGCGTGCGGCAAATCAGGAAGATTTTCTGGTGTGGTGCGGCCTTACTGATAACGTTAATTGTTTTTTCTATGGAGAAAAAACGTATACCAAAACCGTAGGTTTCTGCAGTAATGCTCATTAACTTCTGCTGGATGTCATCCTGGGCGACGTCATCATCAACAACGACCAGCAGGTTAGCACCGATTGTGGATGTCCAGGTTACGCCAACCTGCCCATGAACTAATCGGTTATCAATACGGGTTAATAGAATATTTGGACTGCTCATACTTAAATCCTCACCATAAAATAATTGAATTACATAGATTATTAAGATATATTATTATTGAGATATCATATTCATGAATTAATTCGGCGCGATTTAAAACTCATTTCTCCTCTGTTATATGATTAGTGAACGCCACTTGGTATTTTCCAGATAGCGCCCCTGAATAAAAACTGAAACCAGACGACGGTTACGATAATTCGCAAGCTGGCATTAATTTGTTTGCGGAACCACAAACGTTAATTTTACTGCGTACCACTTCTTTCATGGCATCCATGCCGACTCGCATGTAGTAACGCGGATCGTTACCCTGTGGATTTTCAGCAAACCACGCTTTAACCGCATCGGCAAACGCGATTTTCAGTTCGGTGGCGACGTTCACTTTACACACACCCAGTTCAATGGTGCGGCGGACGTATTCGTCAGGAACGTCACTTGCGCCATGCAGTACCAGTGGGATATCGACCACTTCACGAATTTCTGCCAGACGCTTGAAATCGATTTTAGGGGTTTTGGTGTAGAGGCCGTGCGCGGTGCCGATAGCGACGGCGAGGCTGTCTACGCCAGTACGTTCGACAAAACGTTTTGCTTCCTGTGGGTCTGTCAGGAAAGCGCTCTCTGCATCAACGCTCATGTCATCCTCAACGCCGCCCAGACGACCTAATTCTGCTTCAACGCTGCAATCTTTGGCGTGGCAAAAATCCACGACGGACTTCACCAGCTTCACGTTTTCCTCAAACGGGAAGTGGCTGCCGTCGATCATTGCACTACGAACCCCTGCATTGACTTTACGGCGGATATCATCCAGCGATTCATGGTGATCGAGATGCAGCGCCAGGGGCATGTCGTAGGTTGTAGAGTAGGCGTTGCACAGCGCGTAGATCTCCTCCAGGGCAATGTGCTTAAAGGTGCCAGGCGTTCCGGCGAGGATCACTGGCGATCGCATTTCATTACACACTTCGAGGATCGCCTGGATCGTTTCGGCATTGTGAATATTAAAAGCAGGTACGGCGTAACCCTTTGCCTGAGCATCCTGCAGGAGATATTTCGTAGAAATAATGCTCATGATACGTTTCCTCTTAAGCCTGCCATGGGTGAATAACGACGCCTTGCACTACGCGATTAACCGTACCGCTGGCAGATGGTGTATCCGGTGTATTGCCGATATTGATGGATTGCGTAAGAGCAAATACCTGGGCATACATCAGGAAGCAGAACGCTAATTCCATATCGATGAACGTGCGTGAAGGTGGCAGCAGGATATGTGGGCCTGCTTCAATGATGACATCGGTTTTCTCGGCAATGGCGACAACGCGTAGCGCCTGTTGATCGCGGCGCAACTCCGCCAGCAGATCGAGATCGTACTGACGCGTATAAGGATGGCTGGAGACAAATACCACTACTAACGTTTCGTTATCGACCAGTGATTTAGGGCCATGGCGAAAACCGGTTGGAGAGTCATAGAACGCAGCCAGTTTCCCTGCAGTCAGCTCCAGAACCTTCAGTGCAGATTCACGCGCTGCTCCCTGCAACCCGCCGCTTCCGAGGTAAACGATCCGTTTCCACGGTTCGTTGCCAAACACGCCGTGGCTGAAATCACCCAGTGATGTCAGGATCGCCTGACAACGATCGGCCACGTCGCGGAACGTCTGACTGTTGATTTTCTGTGGTGCAAAGACCGCGAGGCAGCTGGCCATCATGGTGGTAATGCTGCTGGTCATCGCGAAACCACGATCGTGTGTCTCTGCTGGCATTAACAGGGCAAACGCGTTATCGCTATCGGCTGCGTTTTGGTACAGGCTGCCAGCTTCATTACAGGTTATTGGGAGGTGATAGCACTCAGGTACAAACTGATTCGCCAGCTCAACTGCCGCAACGCTCTCTGGGCTATTACCAGACCGGGCAAAAGAAACCAGCAGTAGCGGATGGGCAGGATTCAGATAATCCATCGGATTGGTAACCAGATCGGTTGTCGGCACGGCGCTGATATTTTTGCCAGTATGGCTTGCCAGCCAGGGGGCGATGATGTCGCCAATGAATGCTGAGGTTCCGGCCCCGGTCAGAACGATCCGCAGATCGCTTTTACGCAACAATGGTGCGAGAAAGCTGTCGATAGAGGATCTGATTTTTTCGATATTGCTGAGAGAGCGGATCCAACTGGTAGGCTGCTGACGGATCTCTTCTTCTGTCCAGGTGCCCGTTACCGCAGTAACAGGGGTGTAGGTTTCTGGCATAACTTAAGTCCTTAGTCTCGTAGATTCCACATAAAACGCTGGTGAAAATGTTGCTATCTTTCGTTTCGTTTCATTTGTTCATATGATCGATTGATTAAAATCTATATGAAAGAAATCGAAAGTTCAATGATGTAAAATGAAATAAAACGAAATTTGTGATCGCGAGAACGAAGGTTCTAACTATCTTGTTGATCTATAAAGAAGATATTTGATGTAGTGTGATTCAGTATTTTCTTAATCGAAAGGAAAAGAAAGGCCTTGTGGTGTTTAACCGAAGGCCAATAGCATGCAATATGAAAGGTCTAGAGAGGGAATGTGCGGCCCTGGATCCAGATTTGTTGTAAATGCAGCCCGCCATCAAGAGCAATAATGCTGGCATGCTTGCCGGTCTTTAACGATCCTAACTGGTGATCAATACCTAACAAGCGTGCAGGATGCAGTGAAGCCATATGGATAGCATCTTCTGGCGTGCTTCCGGTTAATTCGACCATATTGCGAACGGCCGCATCAACGGACAACGTGCTGCCTGCCAAACCACCAGAAGCGGTTCGCACGATACCGCCGCGCATTTCTACCTTTTCGCCACAGAGCGTATAGCGTCCATCGGGCATACCGGCGGCCTGCATCGCGTCGGTAATCAGCACCACCCGATCTTTTGCACAGTTGCAGCATAGCGTCATGGCTGCCGGGTGAACGTGGTGTCCGTCGGCGATAAGCTCCAGCCAGGCGCGAGGGTCGGTTAACCCTGCGCCAACCATACCGGGTTCACGGTGATGTAGGCCGGTCATACCGTTGTAGCAGTGTACTAACCCGCTTGCACCTGCATCAAAGGCGGCGCGTGTTTGTTCCCAGGAGGCTGCGCTATGGCCCAGCATCACCCTGACATTCTGTTGCCTGAGGTGTTGAATAGCCTGCAGTGCACCGGGTTTTTCTGGTGCCAGCGCAACCACGCGCAACGTCTGTTGGGAAATCGCGATCAGTTCATCCAGCTCGCTGAGCTCCAGTTCCCTGAAAAGCTCAGGTGGATGTGCGCCTTTGTTCTGTGGCGTGAAATACGGTCCCTCCAGATAGCTGCCCAGTACTTGCGCTCCGGGACCACCTGAATGACAGCGGTGGGCAATGCGTTTCAGCGCTCCATGAATCTCCTGTAATGGAGCGGTGACGGTAGTGGGTAGCCAGCTGGCCACCCCTTCACGCGCTTTGTGCATCGCCAGCTTGTCGAGCGTGTCCTCTGCTTCATCCATGACATCAACACCCCCACCGCCGTGGACATGGGTGTCGATATAAGCAGGGCACAGCAGTTCGGCATCGCGACCCATCACGCCAGAGGGGATAGGCTCAATCGCCGTGATTACGCCTTCTTCTATACGTAATTGATGATCGTCCAGCCAGCCCTGTTCAGTCAGTAGACGTCTGGCGCGCAGCAGTTGTGTCATATCCCTTCCTCAACGGGGTTTTCTTCGTGACAACGTCCCAGTTCATCGACCAGGCTGGTCAGGCCACGATGCCCGCACTCCAGAGCTTGCAAACGAAATTCTTCACTGCTCAAACCTTCACGCTCCAACGCCATCTCCAGCAGCAGCTGCAGATTGGTGCCGGTGATCACTTCAGTTCCTTGCTTTTGCATGGCCAGCGTAGAAGCGACGCGAAATGGCGTCCCGCCCAGTAGGTCAGTCAGAAACACAATGTCTTCCTGAGCATCCAGTTGACTCACTGCCTGCTCGAGTTGTGAAGTGAGCAAGGCGGTCGTTGACGTTTCTGGAAAGTCGATGGCGATAAACTGCGATTGTTCTCCCAGAATCTGTTTCATCGCCTTTTCCATTCCGCTGGCAAACCCGCCATGCCCCGTCAAAATAATACCTAACATCTACAGCCCCTTGTATTTACAGGAAATGACAGAATTTACCGACCACGCCGAGTACCACGGTAATGGCAATAAGGCGCAGAGGGCTCCAGCCACGACGGACCAACCAGAACATGGTTAATGTGTAGACCAGCGGCAGAAAAGCCGGCATCAGCTTGTCGATAACGTCTGTTTGCAGTTTCACAACCGCATCGCCAGCAGTGATTTCCAGCGTAGTGCTCAGGCGAACATAGGTCGCAACCAGCGCACCAATCACCGTCATGCCAACGATAGAGGCAGCGTGCCCAACTTTCTTGGTATTGGCTTTAATCAGCGGAATGGCCGCGACGCCCATCCGATAAGCGTAGTGTGCCAGACCAAAGCGCAGGCCCAGGTGAACCACGTTGAAAAATACGATAAACACAACGGCGCCAAGAATTGAACCTTGCAAAGCGAGGCTGGCCCCGATCCCCCCACAAATGGGCAGCAGCGTTAACCAGAACATCGCATCACCGATGCCGCCGAGCGGTGCGCCCACGGCAATCTTGGTACTTTGAATACTGTTCACGTCCTGCTTGGAGCGTTCCATCGCGAGGATGATGCCAATGACAAATGTCACCAGAAACGGATGGGTATTGAAGAAACCCATATGGCCTTTCATTGAACGCGCGAGGTCGCGTTTATTGGTGTGAATTTTTTTCAGTGCGGGCAACAGGCCGTACAACCATCCTGATGCCTGCATACGTTCATAGTTAAAGGATGCCTGTAACAGCATGGAACGCCAGGCTACGCGGTTAATGTCTTTTTTCGTCAGCTCGGCACCGATGCTCTGGTCTTCATAGATGTTTTCATTGGTGCCGGTAAGCAGCGTATCTTCAGTGTCGGAAACGTTCGGCAGAGTCGTTTGGTTAGATTCCATCTTCGAATTCCTCTTTTTGTTCTGCTGGGGCCGTAGGTTCAGGTGATTTACGCAGAAAATCGATCAGTGCCATTGCCAATGCGGCAGCAGCGATAGCCAGTACAGGGAGCTTGAGCCAGGCTGCGGCAACAAAACCCAGGATGAAGTAGGGGATGTAGACGTTTTTCATCATGATTTTCAGCAGTACGGCAAAACCGATTGCTGGCATAATGCCGCCGGCGACGCCAAGGCCATCAATCAGGCGAGTTGGCAGCACGTCAATGGCGGTTTTGGCATGTTCTGCACCAAAGTAAATCGGCAGGAAGGCGCATAAGAAGTAGAACGTCCCCAACGCCAGTAACGCCAGATAGTTCACTCGCTCAATTCCGGCTGTATCGGCATTCGCCGCCATCCGATCGCAGCGAGCCATAACCCCTGACATCACGGAGAACAGGAAGGTAATGCCCATCTGAACCGCCACAGCGAACGGCACCGCTACGCCGACGGCGACCTCTGGTTTTACACCAGTGGTAATGGCAAATGTTGTCCCGACAATGGTCCCGATGATGACGTTCGGAGGCTGAGCACCTGCTAGCGGGGCCAGACCCATCCATACCAGCTCCAGCGTACCACCGGTTAAAATGCCGGTATGCAGATCGCCCAGTATCAGCCCGACCAGAGGTCCAAGAACCACCGGGCGGTGCATATGCGTTAACCCGTTGAACATATCCAGGCCTGCGATAAAGGCGAGAATACCCAACGCAAAAGCCTGCAACAGACTAATTTCCATTGTGAATTCCTCAGAGAAGTTTAAAGAGGTCCTGGGCTGGTTCGGTTGGAACGCCCTGAACGAAGCATTCCACACCGGCGGCTTTCAGCCCGTTAAACGCCGTAATATCGTTAGCGTCTACAGAAACGGTTTTAGCGATTTGCTGCTTGCCGTTGGCGTAGTGCATATTGCCAACGTTGATACGCTCAACAGGAACGCCGCCTTCAACCAGCCGGAAAAAATCCGCTGGCGATTTGCAGACCAGGAGAATTTTCTGTCGATCGGCGGCCCGATGAATATTGTCGATCACCTTTTGCAGTGACCAGAAACGCACGGCGATCCCTTCCGCGAGCACCATTTCCATCAGGTTTTGCTGAACCTGATCTTCAGCGACCTCATCATTGGCAACCAGAACCAGATTTGCCCCCGCAAATCCGACCCATTGCACACCGACCTGACCGTGAATCAAACGTTCGTCAATGCGACTTAATACAATGTTTGGCATAGTGTTTTTCTCTTTCTTTTTATGCGTTATGGGATGATGTGCCCAGGCAGGCACAGTGGTATTGCTGCAGTATGTCCTGAATATGATTAATGATGAGTTCTCGTGGTGTGGCGTTGAGATCTCCCTCGCGCACTTTTACGTACTGCAAAGGTAAGTACTGGCTGATGAGTGGCAGTGGAATAGGATCGTCCGCCAGGTTGCGAACCAGTCGGTCAAATGCCTCATCAATCTGGCTGTCCGGCCAATAGTAACGAACCCGATCGGAGTAGCTATAACCACGGGCCAGACGGCGTGCGTTGCCATCTCCGTGGTAATGGCTCTGCCAGTATTCCGGGCGATCAAGCATCACGCTTTCCAGAACATGGCGCAGACCTGAACAGGCTTTCGCTGGCAGTAATTCTTCTTCAATAGCGGCCAGTGAGAACAACGCTTCACGCAGGGCGAAGGTCAGGGCTGGGCCAACTTTCAGGATCGCAAAGTGGTCTTTGACCAACTGACGCAGCGACTGTGGTGTTTGATAATCCGTGGAATGCGCTTCAAAGACTAATGTGTCGTAGGCTTCTACCATCTTGCTCAAGGCGACAGCTTTTTGTGGCTGATAATCAATGATATGTGTGTGGTCAAACTCAACGCCGGGCTGCACCACTAGCGCGATAATGCGTGGCCAGATAGCGTCCAGCCCCTGTTTTTCGAACGCATGATGGTGAGCTTCCAGCGTGGCGCGTGCGGCGTCAGGCGTAGTGACCTCCAGCTCCGTTAACGTTTCGTGGGCACCGCCAGGAACCGGAACCTCCGTACCAATCACGTAAACCAGATCAGACTCGCCAAAATGTATCGTACAAGTTTCTTCGGCGACCCTTGCCAGACGGGCAGCGCGCTCAGCGACGATGGCATCCGTTAATGGAACAGGATCGCCCTTGCAGGACATGCTGCAATCCAGGTGGATTTTTTTAAATCCTGCCGCCACGTAGCTTTTGATGAGATCGTCGGCATTGGCCATTGCCTGCTCTGCAGGCTGGTTTTGCCAGCGATTAGGGCCAAGATGGTCTCCGCCCAGAATCAATTGATCGTGGGGAAAATTAAACGAGTCGGCCAGACTGTAGACAAAACTGCGAAAATCAGCTGGCGTCATACCCGTATAACCGCCAAACTGGTCAACCTGATTGGAGGTTGCTTCAATCAGCAGCGGTGTCTGGTTTACATGGGCATAACGTATTGCGGATTCCAGAACCAGTGGGTGCGCGGAACAAACGGCGTAAATCCCGTTTGCCTTCCCCCGTTTGTGCAGCTCCACCATTGTAGTTAGATGTTTCACTTTCCTCTCCAGGTCAGATGGCAACAACATTAATCTTTCGTTTTGTTTCATTTGATACTGCTTCATGTCGCTATAAAAATAAAACGAAAGATACTTGTTTTCCGATCTGTTTCACAAAAGAAACATAATGAAAGGTTTCAGCGGTGATGCTACCGATAACTGAACCGGTTGTGGCGCTTGCATTCCGGTAAAAGAAAGGCGTTAATAGGCAAAACGAAATGAAACGAAAGAATTAACTAAAGGATCTCTTATGAGCAATACCGATTCTGCAAGTAAGCGGGTGACAGGTACCAGCGAGCGACGTGAGCAGATCA
It encodes:
- the nagA gene encoding N-acetylglucosamine-6-phosphate deacetylase, whose protein sequence is MTQLLRARRLLTEQGWLDDHQLRIEEGVITAIEPIPSGVMGRDAELLCPAYIDTHVHGGGGVDVMDEAEDTLDKLAMHKAREGVASWLPTTVTAPLQEIHGALKRIAHRCHSGGPGAQVLGSYLEGPYFTPQNKGAHPPELFRELELSELDELIAISQQTLRVVALAPEKPGALQAIQHLRQQNVRVMLGHSAASWEQTRAAFDAGASGLVHCYNGMTGLHHREPGMVGAGLTDPRAWLELIADGHHVHPAAMTLCCNCAKDRVVLITDAMQAAGMPDGRYTLCGEKVEMRGGIVRTASGGLAGSTLSVDAAVRNMVELTGSTPEDAIHMASLHPARLLGIDHQLGSLKTGKHASIIALDGGLHLQQIWIQGRTFPL
- the kbaZ gene encoding tagatose-bisphosphate aldolase subunit KbaZ; this translates as MVELHKRGKANGIYAVCSAHPLVLESAIRYAHVNQTPLLIEATSNQVDQFGGYTGMTPADFRSFVYSLADSFNFPHDQLILGGDHLGPNRWQNQPAEQAMANADDLIKSYVAAGFKKIHLDCSMSCKGDPVPLTDAIVAERAARLARVAEETCTIHFGESDLVYVIGTEVPVPGGAHETLTELEVTTPDAARATLEAHHHAFEKQGLDAIWPRIIALVVQPGVEFDHTHIIDYQPQKAVALSKMVEAYDTLVFEAHSTDYQTPQSLRQLVKDHFAILKVGPALTFALREALFSLAAIEEELLPAKACSGLRHVLESVMLDRPEYWQSHYHGDGNARRLARGYSYSDRVRYYWPDSQIDEAFDRLVRNLADDPIPLPLISQYLPLQYVKVREGDLNATPRELIINHIQDILQQYHCACLGTSSHNA
- the agaB gene encoding PTS galactosamine transporter subunit IIB, whose amino-acid sequence is MSSPNILLTRIDNRLVHGQVGVTWTSTIGANLLVVVDDDVAQDDIQQKLMSITAETYGFGIRFFSIEKTINVISKAAPHQKIFLICRTPKTVRMLLEGGIALNDVNVGNMHFSEGKKQVSSKVYVNEQDLDDLQFIKKQGVNIFIQDVPGDQKEQIPE
- the agaC gene encoding PTS galactosamine transporter subunit IIC, whose amino-acid sequence is MHEITLIQGISLAALVFFLGIDFWLEALFLFRPIIVCTLTGAILGDIHIGLITGGLTELAFAGLTPAGGVQPPNPIMAGLMTTVIAWSTGVDAKTAIGLGLPFSLLMQYVILFFYSAFSLFMAKADNCAKEANTTAFARLNWVTTLIVASSYAIIAFLCTYLAQGAMQALVKAMPAWLTHGFEVAGGILPAVGFGLLLRVMFKAQYIPYLIAGFLFVCYIQVNNLLPVAVLGAGFAVYEFFNAKAKQQAQSQPVANKNDEKEDYSNGI
- the kbaY gene encoding tagatose-bisphosphate aldolase subunit KbaY, translating into MSIISTKYLLQDAQAKGYAVPAFNIHNAETIQAILEVCNEMRSPVILAGTPGTFKHIALEEIYALCNAYSTTYDMPLALHLDHHESLDDIRRKVNAGVRSAMIDGSHFPFEENVKLVKSVVDFCHAKDCSVEAELGRLGGVEDDMSVDAESAFLTDPQEAKRFVERTGVDSLAVAIGTAHGLYTKTPKIDFKRLAEIREVVDIPLVLHGASDVPDEYVRRTIELGVCKVNVATELKIAFADAVKAWFAENPQGNDPRYYMRVGMDAMKEVVRSKINVCGSANKLMPACELS
- the agaE gene encoding PTS N-acetylgalactosamine transporter subunit IID, with translation MESNQTTLPNVSDTEDTLLTGTNENIYEDQSIGAELTKKDINRVAWRSMLLQASFNYERMQASGWLYGLLPALKKIHTNKRDLARSMKGHMGFFNTHPFLVTFVIGIILAMERSKQDVNSIQSTKIAVGAPLGGIGDAMFWLTLLPICGGIGASLALQGSILGAVVFIVFFNVVHLGLRFGLAHYAYRMGVAAIPLIKANTKKVGHAASIVGMTVIGALVATYVRLSTTLEITAGDAVVKLQTDVIDKLMPAFLPLVYTLTMFWLVRRGWSPLRLIAITVVLGVVGKFCHFL
- the agaW gene encoding PTS N-acetylgalactosamine transporter subunit IIC, whose product is MEISLLQAFALGILAFIAGLDMFNGLTHMHRPVVLGPLVGLILGDLHTGILTGGTLELVWMGLAPLAGAQPPNVIIGTIVGTTFAITTGVKPEVAVGVAVPFAVAVQMGITFLFSVMSGVMARCDRMAANADTAGIERVNYLALLALGTFYFLCAFLPIYFGAEHAKTAIDVLPTRLIDGLGVAGGIMPAIGFAVLLKIMMKNVYIPYFILGFVAAAWLKLPVLAIAAAALAMALIDFLRKSPEPTAPAEQKEEFEDGI
- a CDS encoding AgaS family sugar isomerase, which gives rise to MPETYTPVTAVTGTWTEEEIRQQPTSWIRSLSNIEKIRSSIDSFLAPLLRKSDLRIVLTGAGTSAFIGDIIAPWLASHTGKNISAVPTTDLVTNPMDYLNPAHPLLLVSFARSGNSPESVAAVELANQFVPECYHLPITCNEAGSLYQNAADSDNAFALLMPAETHDRGFAMTSSITTMMASCLAVFAPQKINSQTFRDVADRCQAILTSLGDFSHGVFGNEPWKRIVYLGSGGLQGAARESALKVLELTAGKLAAFYDSPTGFRHGPKSLVDNETLVVVFVSSHPYTRQYDLDLLAELRRDQQALRVVAIAEKTDVIIEAGPHILLPPSRTFIDMELAFCFLMYAQVFALTQSINIGNTPDTPSASGTVNRVVQGVVIHPWQA
- the agaV gene encoding PTS N-acetylgalactosamine transporter subunit IIB, which encodes MPNIVLSRIDERLIHGQVGVQWVGFAGANLVLVANDEVAEDQVQQNLMEMVLAEGIAVRFWSLQKVIDNIHRAADRQKILLVCKSPADFFRLVEGGVPVERINVGNMHYANGKQQIAKTVSVDANDITAFNGLKAAGVECFVQGVPTEPAQDLFKLL
- the agaF gene encoding PTS galactosamine/N-acetylgalactosamine transporter subunit IIA → MLGIILTGHGGFASGMEKAMKQILGEQSQFIAIDFPETSTTALLTSQLEQAVSQLDAQEDIVFLTDLLGGTPFRVASTLAMQKQGTEVITGTNLQLLLEMALEREGLSSEEFRLQALECGHRGLTSLVDELGRCHEENPVEEGI